Sequence from the Rhodococcus jostii RHA1 genome:
CGATGGCCGCGGGAGCTGCCGTCGTGGCGAGCGAACTGGACGCGTTCCGCCGGGTCCTGCGGGACGGGCAGGCAGGCGTGCTGGTGCCGGTCGGGGATGTGGCGGCGCTCGCCGCCGGGATCGACTCGGTGCTCGGTGACCCCGAGCGCAGCGCCGCGCTCACCGATGTCGGCCGGACGGTGGTCACCGAATACGACTGGCCGGTGGTGGCCGAACAGATCCTGCGTGTCTACGAGACGGTCACCGTCGGCCGCGACGGCGTCCGGGAGGTCGGCTCGTGACGTTCTCCGCCCTCACGATCCTGGTCCTCGCCCTGGTCGCGGCCGTCGTCCTGGCGATCGGCCTGTGGGCGTACGGAACGGCCAACCGCCTCGACCGCCTGCACGTTCGCTCCGACCTGTCCTGGCAGGCTCTCGACGCGGCCCTCGCCCGCCGGGCGGTGGTCGTGCGGGCGGCGGCCGCGGCGATGGACCCGCCCGAGGGCAGGTCGCTGGCCGCGCTGGCGGCCCGGGCCGAACGGTCGGACCGGGCCGACCGGGAGATCGCCGAGAATGCGTTGTCGAGTGCACTCTCGTCCCTCGATCCGGAGGCGCTGCGTCCCCAGTTGGTGGCGGAACTCGCCGATTCGGAGGCGCGGGTGCTGATCGCCCGCCGTTTCCACAACGACGCCGTCCGCGACACCCTCGCACTCCGCACCCGGCGTCCGGTCCGATGGCTGCACCTCGGGGGCACGGCCCCGCTGCCGACGTACTTCGAGATCACCGAACGCTCGTCCGCCGCGGCGTTCACCGAGGGTCTGTCCCTCGATTCCGTCCGGACATCAGCCCGGGTGGTGCTGCTCGACCGTGAGGGCCGGGTCCTGCTGCTCCGGGGTCACGACCCCACCGTCCCTGACGTCTACTACTGGTTCACGATCGGTGGCGCCGTCGAGAAGGGGGAGAACCTGCGGGCCGCCGCGGTCCGGG
This genomic interval carries:
- a CDS encoding NUDIX hydrolase, whose product is MTFSALTILVLALVAAVVLAIGLWAYGTANRLDRLHVRSDLSWQALDAALARRAVVVRAAAAAMDPPEGRSLAALAARAERSDRADREIAENALSSALSSLDPEALRPQLVAELADSEARVLIARRFHNDAVRDTLALRTRRPVRWLHLGGTAPLPTYFEITERSSAAAFTEGLSLDSVRTSARVVLLDREGRVLLLRGHDPTVPDVYYWFTIGGAVEKGENLRAAAVREIAEETGHTASPESLRGPMWRRVAIFSWNGQLIRSEELFFALRTGGFEPHHGGFTELENRTITGHRWCTADTVRELAAAGEAVYPHDLADLLDEAGAVASAADEPEVRAIT